The DNA window GTTGATGCCATTTGCGGCGGCTGCGGATAGTCCACACATCATCCTGGTGATGGCTGATGATCAGGGTTGGGCTCAGATGGGATACATGGATCACCCCCACTTGAAGGATCGCACGCCCCACCTCGACGCCATGGCGGAGGCGGGAATCCGCTTCAACCGATTCTACGCAGCGGCGCCGGTATGCTCGCCGACCCGGGCATCGGTCATGACCGGGAGGATTCCTGGGCGCACCGGTGTGCCCGGTCTTCACAAGCGCCTTTGCCTGCAGGAAAAGACCATCTCGCAAGCACTCAAGAACGCCGGCTACGCCACGGCGCACTTTGGCAAGTGGCACCTCAATGGCGTCAAAGGTCCGGGCATGCCCATCCTTCCTGATGATCCCAACCACCCCGGCCACTACGGCTTCGATTTCTGGCTCTCCATGACCAACTTCTTCGAGATGGATCCGATTCTGAGCCGGATGGGCAAGTTCGAGTACATCGAAGGAGAGTCCTCCGAGATCTTGGTTCGGGAGGCCTTGAAGTTCATTAAAGAACACAAGGACAAGCCAACCTTCAGCGTGATCTGGTACGGTTCACCTCACTTCCCCTTCCGGTGCGCACCGACTGACCGGAAAGGATTTCCCGAAGGAAAGCACGGTGATCACCTCGGCGAGATCGTGGCCATGGATCGGAGCGTTGGCATATTGCGCGAAGGTTTGCGGGAGATGGGCATCGAGAAGGACACGCTCATTTGGTACACGAGCGACAACGGTGGACTCTCCACCGACCCCGACTCGACCGGACATTTGCGCGGATTCAAGGGAAGCCTCTACGAGGGTGGAGTCCGGGTGCCGGCCATCATCGAATGGCCGGGAAGAATCAAGCCGGCCATCACCGATTTCCCGGCCTCGACCATGGACATCATGCCCACCATCGCGAACCTGCTCAATCTGCCTCGAGATTCCATGATGTCAGTGGTCGATGGAGAGAGCCTTGCGGCCTTGTTCGATCGCAAGACCCCGGTGCGGTCCAACCCCATTGCCATCACCATGAAAGGCACGGCGCTCATCGACGGAAACTTCAAGCTCCTCAAGGCTGGAAGAGGTAAGGGCACCGAGTGGAGCCTCTTCGATCTGAAAGCAGATCCCGGTGAGAAGACTGATGTCTCTGCGGATCATCCTGAGAAATATGCAGCCCTGAAAGCGCAGGCGGAGAAGTTGACGGCATCGGTGGCGGCCAGTGCGGAAGGGAGGGATTATCCGGAAGGAACGGTCATCCAACCCCAGCGAGGAACTCCGTGGATGGCGATGCCGGAATACCAGAAGCTCTATCCCACCTTCCAAAAACTCAAATCGTCCTGGGAGCTGCCCGGGAAGGGCAAGGAGTAAGCCGCTTTCCACCCATACTCTATGAAGATCTCCGCCAAGCTCCTGCCGATCTGCCTCGCCGGCTTCTTTCTCATCGGCGCAAGGTCGGCGGGTGCCGAGGAGCGCATGAATGTGCTGCTTCTCATCGCCGACGACCTGAACACGTGGATTCTCGAGAAGCCGGAACGCTATTCCGGCAAGGTCATTGCTCCCAATCTCAAGAAGCTGAGCGAAAGCGGCCTGGTCTTCACCCACGCCTATACCGCTTCACCGTTCTGTGTGCCCTCCCGAACCTCGATGTTCTCGGGCGTGAGCCCTCACAAGTCCGGCGTCTACCACAACCAGAGCAACGTCGCTGCCAGCGCGCCGTTGAAAACCGCACAGTCCCTGTTCGAGACCTTCTCCGGGGCGGGCTACTCAATGTACGGGTATGGGAAGATCACCCACGGATGGCGCGGCAAGGATGTCTGGGATGACAAGCAGGGGCACAAGCGTGATCCGCGCCCGCCCGGCGCACCCGTGCAGTCGGTCGGCAAGGGCGAGCAGGACTGGGGTCCCATCCA is part of the Haloferula helveola genome and encodes:
- a CDS encoding sulfatase-like hydrolase/transferase; protein product: MPFAAAADSPHIILVMADDQGWAQMGYMDHPHLKDRTPHLDAMAEAGIRFNRFYAAAPVCSPTRASVMTGRIPGRTGVPGLHKRLCLQEKTISQALKNAGYATAHFGKWHLNGVKGPGMPILPDDPNHPGHYGFDFWLSMTNFFEMDPILSRMGKFEYIEGESSEILVREALKFIKEHKDKPTFSVIWYGSPHFPFRCAPTDRKGFPEGKHGDHLGEIVAMDRSVGILREGLREMGIEKDTLIWYTSDNGGLSTDPDSTGHLRGFKGSLYEGGVRVPAIIEWPGRIKPAITDFPASTMDIMPTIANLLNLPRDSMMSVVDGESLAALFDRKTPVRSNPIAITMKGTALIDGNFKLLKAGRGKGTEWSLFDLKADPGEKTDVSADHPEKYAALKAQAEKLTASVAASAEGRDYPEGTVIQPQRGTPWMAMPEYQKLYPTFQKLKSSWELPGKGKE